The following proteins are encoded in a genomic region of Lytechinus variegatus isolate NC3 chromosome 7, Lvar_3.0, whole genome shotgun sequence:
- the LOC121419201 gene encoding mitochondrial basic amino acids transporter-like: MAADFVAGTLGGVAGVLVGHPFDTVKVRLQTQSSVAPKYSGAFNCCIKIIKQETVFGLFKGMASPLVGLTFINTLVFGVQGNVQRQFDQSSLYSHFISGSLAGFVQSFISGPMELAKIKVQIDTQGKERKGKYHGSIDALRKIYRMEGFRGCYRGLMLTIARDTPGLGIYFMSYEFYCSEIAKMYADGQIGIMGLLTAGGLSGMTSWVCTYSFDVFKTRLQAEGLDGQNKYKGSIDVIQKSIRNEGIRVINKGLGTQLLRAFPTNAAIFTCATLSLELMGQTSNNSNGRQG, from the exons GTGTGGCAGGTGTTCTTGTGGGGCATCCATTTGACACAGTCAAG GTTCGTCTGCAGACACAGAGCAGTGTTGCCCCCAAGTACTCTGGTGCCTTTAATTGCTGTATCAAGATAATAAAACAGGAAACG GTGTTTGGTTTGTTCAAGGGCATGGCCTCTCCGCTGGTAGGTCTCACATTCATAAACACTCTAGTGTTCGGTGTACAGGGTAATGTACAACGGCAGTTTGACCAGTCTTCTCTCTATAGCCACTTTATTTCTGGAAGTCTTGCTGGATTTGTGCAATCCTTTATATCTGGGCCAATGGAACTCGCCAAAATAAAGGTACAGATAGATACACAAGgcaaggaaaggaaaggaaaatacCATGGATCTATTGACGCCCTGCGGAAGATCTACAGGATGGAAGGGTTTCGAGGATGCTACCGTGGTCTTATGTTGACCATTGCAAGAGACACACCTGGTTTAGGTATCTACTTCATGTCATATGAGTTCTACTGTAGTGAAATAGCCAAGATGTATGCTGATGGTCAGATCGGAATCATGGGACTTCTGACCGCTGGTGGTCTTAGTGGTATGACCTCTTGGGTTTGTACGTACAGCTTTGATGTTTTTAAGACAAGGCTTCAAGCTGAAGGGTTGGATGGACAGAACAAGTACAAAGGTAGCATCGATGTCATACAGAAGAGTATCCGCAATGAAGGAATACGGGTCATCAACAAGGGACTCGGTACACAGCTCCTGAGAGCATTTCCTACCAATGCTGCAATATTCACCTGCGCAACATTATCACTGGAACTAATGGGACAGACAAGTAACAATAGTAATGGAAGACAGGGTTGA